From Gemmatimonadota bacterium, a single genomic window includes:
- a CDS encoding PTS sugar transporter subunit IIA, whose translation MQLRDYFDPGSIDLELTGATKDEVFAEMVRLLRVDDCAQHTLLRLIQRREQLGSTGIGRGVAVPHCRSLAVSRLRLAFGRLRTGIEYDAIDRRPVTSLFLIAAPPTEVTNQYLAVLAQIAQLVKEPDPPDRLARLETVDHFSGYSINEPDESLPLNRGRRLRADIVDDPIDPPHLIGDPI comes from the coding sequence ATCCAGCTTCGCGATTACTTCGACCCGGGGTCAATTGACCTGGAACTCACGGGCGCAACCAAGGACGAGGTCTTTGCCGAGATGGTCCGGCTTCTCCGGGTCGATGACTGCGCCCAGCATACATTGCTCCGCCTGATCCAGCGGCGAGAGCAACTTGGTTCGACGGGGATTGGGCGGGGAGTGGCGGTGCCGCATTGCCGATCATTGGCCGTGAGCCGGCTCCGGCTCGCCTTTGGACGGCTCCGGACCGGAATCGAGTACGACGCCATCGACCGCCGACCAGTGACCAGCCTCTTCTTGATCGCGGCACCACCGACGGAAGTGACCAACCAATACTTGGCGGTACTCGCGCAGATCGCCCAATTGGTCAAGGAACCCGACCCGCCCGACCGATTGGCGCGTCTGGAAACGGTCGATCATTTTTCCGGCTACTCGATCAACGAGCCGGATGAATCACTCCCACTCAATCGTGGCCGGCGGCTTCGAGCTGACATCGTAGACGACCCGATTGACCCCCCGCACCTCATTGGCGATCCGATTTGA
- the guaA gene encoding glutamine-hydrolyzing GMP synthase translates to MTKNAILIIDYGSQFTQLIARRVREAHVYCEIHPPTRSLEWIREWGPTGIILSGGPNSVYDEGAPTAPAELLNLGVPVLGLCYGMYLVAQMAGGTVVAAGRREYGRAQVSVRGGRLFRGFDSGETTTVWMSHGDRVENVPPGYRVTASSENCPIAGIEHETLPLMAVQFHPEVAHTVRGGEIINAFLFDVCGAVADWTPAHFIETEIAKIQAQVGPTTRVICGLSGGVDSAVAAALVHRAVGNRLTCIFVDHGLLRLHEREQVEVTFRRHLGIDLRVVDASDQFLSLLAGVTDPERKRTIIGHTFIDVFEAAAKVVGDDVGFLVQGTLYPDVIESFSPRGGPSVTIKTHHNVGGLPERLPFKLIEPLRELFKDEVRAVGRDLGLPEEIVGRHPFPGPGLAIRILGDITRESLETLRKADAIYLEEIRSAGLYDEIWQAFAVLLPIRSVGVMGDGRTYDQVIALRAVTSRDGMTADWYPFPPEVMGLMSNRIANEVRGVNRVVYDVSSKPPATIEWE, encoded by the coding sequence GTGACCAAGAACGCTATCCTGATCATCGACTACGGCTCTCAGTTCACGCAACTCATTGCCCGACGAGTTCGTGAGGCGCATGTCTACTGCGAGATCCACCCGCCGACCCGATCGCTCGAGTGGATCCGGGAGTGGGGTCCGACAGGCATCATTTTGTCCGGGGGGCCGAACTCGGTCTATGACGAAGGAGCACCCACCGCGCCCGCTGAGTTGCTGAACCTCGGCGTACCGGTCCTCGGTCTGTGCTACGGGATGTACCTCGTGGCCCAGATGGCGGGGGGTACGGTGGTGGCCGCCGGCCGGCGCGAGTATGGGCGGGCCCAAGTGTCGGTTCGCGGGGGCCGGCTGTTCCGGGGCTTCGATTCGGGCGAGACGACAACGGTCTGGATGAGTCACGGCGACCGGGTCGAGAACGTACCGCCCGGCTACCGTGTCACCGCCTCGAGCGAAAACTGCCCGATCGCGGGGATCGAGCACGAGACGTTGCCCCTGATGGCGGTCCAGTTTCATCCCGAGGTCGCTCACACCGTTCGGGGCGGGGAAATCATCAACGCGTTCTTGTTCGATGTGTGCGGTGCCGTGGCGGATTGGACGCCCGCGCACTTCATTGAAACGGAAATCGCCAAGATCCAGGCCCAGGTTGGTCCGACGACCCGGGTCATTTGCGGCTTGTCCGGTGGGGTCGACTCCGCCGTGGCAGCGGCCCTGGTGCACCGCGCCGTGGGGAACCGGCTCACCTGCATCTTCGTCGATCACGGCCTGCTCAGGCTCCATGAGCGGGAGCAGGTCGAGGTGACGTTTCGCCGGCACCTCGGAATCGATCTCAGGGTGGTCGATGCCAGCGATCAGTTCCTCAGCCTCCTCGCCGGGGTCACCGATCCGGAGCGGAAGCGGACGATCATTGGACATACCTTCATCGATGTGTTCGAAGCCGCGGCCAAAGTCGTGGGCGACGATGTGGGTTTCTTGGTGCAGGGCACCCTCTATCCCGATGTGATCGAGTCGTTCTCGCCTCGGGGCGGGCCGTCGGTCACCATCAAGACCCACCACAATGTCGGGGGCCTGCCGGAGCGATTGCCTTTCAAGCTGATCGAACCCCTTCGCGAACTCTTCAAGGACGAGGTCCGGGCGGTTGGCCGCGACCTCGGCCTCCCCGAGGAGATCGTCGGACGTCACCCGTTCCCGGGTCCCGGACTCGCCATCCGGATTCTCGGTGACATCACCCGGGAGTCACTCGAGACCCTCCGCAAAGCCGATGCGATTTACTTGGAGGAGATCCGGTCGGCGGGGTTGTACGACGAGATCTGGCAGGCGTTCGCGGTCCTGCTGCCGATTCGTTCGGTGGGCGTCATGGGCGACGGCCGGACCTACGATCAAGTCATCGCCCTCCGGGCGGTCACCAGCCGGGACGGGATGACGGCCGACTGGTACCCGTTTCCGCCCGAGGTTATGGGACTGATGTCAAATCGGATCGCCAATGAGGTGCGGGGGGTCAATCGGGTCGTCTACGATGTCAGCTCGAAGCCGCCGGCCACGATTGAGTGGGAGTGA
- the lysA gene encoding diaminopimelate decarboxylase, whose product MGGVSLEAVLRDVGSPAYVYNGGAIREQYQAIASAFAGTPHQVHFAVKSNSSLAVLKILKDLGAGADIVSGGELRLVTRVGFDPKRVVFSGVGKTDAELEAAISCRIGGINIESGEELTALERIVGRRSVDYPIRLGIRVNPDVAADAHPYITTGAGGNKFGVPTEQVLGLARRIAGNPRFTLVSLAMHLGSQLLDPAPFADGATKLIRLIDDIAALGIRSIEAVDVGGGLGIRYRDETPLKPRQLSEVLTPIIAGRGLTLHLEPGRFVTGSAGVLLTKVLYRKRSGGKDFVVVDASMTDLVRPSHYHAYHEITEVVARGRPVQTVDIVGPVCETGDFLALDRPLPGVETGDHLAILCAGAYGSVMASNYNSRLRAPEVLIDRGRYGVTRVRETLEDLLRGETDDPFHR is encoded by the coding sequence ATGGGCGGGGTGTCCCTCGAGGCGGTCCTCCGGGATGTCGGATCGCCGGCGTACGTCTACAACGGCGGAGCGATTCGCGAGCAGTACCAGGCCATCGCCTCGGCATTTGCCGGGACCCCGCACCAGGTTCACTTCGCCGTCAAGTCGAACAGCAGTCTGGCCGTGCTCAAGATTCTCAAGGATCTCGGCGCCGGAGCCGACATCGTGTCCGGTGGAGAGCTCCGGCTGGTCACCCGGGTTGGCTTCGATCCGAAGCGGGTCGTCTTTAGCGGGGTCGGGAAGACCGACGCCGAACTGGAAGCGGCCATCAGTTGCCGGATCGGCGGTATCAACATCGAGTCGGGGGAAGAACTGACGGCCCTCGAACGCATTGTCGGTCGGCGGTCGGTGGACTATCCGATTCGGCTCGGGATCCGGGTCAATCCGGATGTCGCGGCCGATGCCCACCCGTATATCACCACGGGAGCAGGTGGCAACAAATTCGGGGTTCCCACTGAGCAGGTTCTTGGGCTGGCGCGCCGGATTGCCGGCAATCCCCGGTTCACGCTGGTCAGCCTTGCCATGCACCTCGGGAGCCAGTTGCTCGATCCAGCCCCGTTTGCCGATGGGGCAACCAAGCTCATCAGGTTGATCGACGACATCGCGGCCCTCGGGATTCGCTCGATTGAAGCAGTCGATGTCGGAGGCGGACTCGGGATTCGCTACCGGGACGAAACACCCCTCAAGCCTCGCCAATTGTCTGAAGTGTTGACGCCGATCATTGCGGGGCGGGGCCTGACGCTCCATCTCGAGCCGGGCCGTTTTGTGACCGGCAGCGCCGGCGTGCTGTTGACCAAAGTGCTCTATCGGAAGCGCTCGGGCGGCAAGGACTTCGTGGTGGTCGATGCCTCGATGACCGATCTGGTTCGCCCCAGTCACTACCACGCCTACCACGAGATCACCGAGGTGGTGGCTCGAGGCCGGCCGGTTCAGACGGTCGATATCGTCGGCCCGGTCTGCGAAACGGGCGACTTCTTGGCGTTGGACCGGCCGCTCCCCGGTGTCGAAACCGGCGATCATCTGGCCATTCTCTGTGCCGGCGCCTACGGGTCGGTCATGGCCTCGAACTACAATAGCAGACTCCGGGCGCCCGAAGTCCTCATTGATCGCGGACGTTATGGAGTCACCCGCGTTCGGGAGACCCTGGAGGACTTGCTCCGGGGCGAAACCGACGATCCCTTCCACCGCTGA
- a CDS encoding proline--tRNA ligase yields the protein MSDNKALPTRAADFSAWYNELIARAELADYSPVRGCMVIRPNGYAIWEQMQAALDKMFKDTGHQNAYFPLFIPQSFLAKEAEHVEGFSPETAVVTHAGGKELEEPLVVRPTSETIVGAMYAKWIQSYRDLPVLLNQWCNVVRWEMRTRLFLRTTEFLWQEGHTAHATEAEAEAETLQMLGVYRTFQEQYLALPVITGRKTDSERFAGALRTYALEAMMQDHKALQMGTSHNLGQNFAKAFEISFQTAEGTIDHVWSTSWGSSTRMIGGMIMAHSDDAGFVCPPRLAQWQAVIVPIYKTDAERGTILEAANRVAVDLRAGGIRVHVDGREGMKPGAKYYEWEGRGVPFRLEIGPRDLASGTVMLARRTGGPKTSLPMVGLAAALALEVEAMQVALFEASKARREAHSLRHPKSKQEFIDFIEGNGGFVYAGWCGDPAVEAEIKEATKATIRVIPDPEFLQGESPKTCIWTGRPAVAEVIWARAY from the coding sequence ATGTCGGACAACAAGGCACTACCTACCCGGGCCGCGGACTTCAGCGCCTGGTACAACGAACTCATCGCCCGGGCCGAACTGGCCGACTACAGTCCGGTCCGCGGCTGCATGGTTATTCGGCCGAATGGCTATGCGATCTGGGAGCAGATGCAGGCCGCGCTCGACAAGATGTTCAAGGACACCGGCCACCAGAACGCCTACTTCCCGTTGTTCATTCCCCAGAGTTTCCTGGCCAAGGAGGCGGAGCACGTCGAGGGCTTTTCGCCCGAGACCGCTGTCGTGACGCACGCCGGTGGCAAGGAGCTGGAGGAGCCGCTGGTGGTTCGGCCCACGTCCGAAACGATCGTCGGGGCGATGTACGCCAAATGGATTCAGAGCTATCGAGACTTGCCGGTGCTCTTGAACCAATGGTGCAACGTGGTGCGATGGGAGATGCGGACCCGGCTCTTTCTCCGGACCACTGAGTTTCTCTGGCAGGAAGGCCATACGGCGCACGCCACGGAGGCCGAGGCGGAGGCTGAAACCCTCCAGATGCTGGGCGTCTATCGGACGTTCCAGGAGCAGTACCTGGCGTTGCCGGTCATCACCGGCAGGAAAACCGATTCCGAACGGTTTGCCGGCGCGCTCCGCACCTATGCCCTCGAAGCGATGATGCAGGATCACAAGGCCCTGCAGATGGGCACCAGCCATAACCTTGGCCAGAACTTTGCCAAGGCGTTCGAGATCTCGTTTCAGACCGCTGAAGGCACGATCGATCATGTGTGGAGCACCTCGTGGGGTAGCTCAACTCGGATGATCGGGGGCATGATCATGGCCCACAGCGATGACGCCGGATTTGTCTGCCCGCCCCGGTTGGCGCAGTGGCAGGCCGTGATTGTCCCGATCTACAAGACCGATGCGGAGCGCGGTACCATCCTGGAGGCCGCGAACCGGGTGGCCGTCGACCTGCGGGCCGGAGGGATCAGGGTTCATGTCGATGGTCGCGAAGGGATGAAGCCGGGGGCCAAGTACTATGAGTGGGAGGGGCGAGGGGTTCCATTTCGGCTCGAGATCGGTCCCCGAGATCTCGCCTCCGGCACGGTGATGCTGGCCCGGCGGACCGGCGGCCCGAAGACGTCCTTGCCGATGGTCGGCCTCGCCGCCGCCCTGGCCCTCGAAGTCGAGGCCATGCAGGTGGCGCTGTTCGAGGCCTCCAAGGCCCGGCGGGAGGCCCATTCGCTCCGCCATCCGAAGAGCAAACAAGAGTTCATCGATTTCATCGAAGGGAACGGTGGGTTCGTCTACGCCGGTTGGTGCGGCGATCCGGCGGTCGAAGCAGAAATCAAGGAGGCCACCAAGGCCACGATCCGGGTGATTCCTGATCCGGAGTTCCTCCAGGGCGAGTCGCCGAAGACCTGCATTTGGACCGGACGGCCCGCGGTCGCCGAGGTCATCTGGGCTCGGGCGTACTAG